In Ananas comosus cultivar F153 unplaced genomic scaffold, ASM154086v1, whole genome shotgun sequence, one genomic interval encodes:
- the LOC109704546 gene encoding uncharacterized protein LOC109704546 isoform X1 yields MAAFSFSHHSLLITMHHDHRPPLLQPRPRCSLSCRSCHPTEPAGGGGTRSSEKEDQKRKEEKRSTSTSSSSSSSSSSSSSYWWRQLGREFSEAAGKMGKGVKESLSPKQKGDWKDLLLMSFSFAVYVYISQKIVCAYCAWMAMLNNY; encoded by the coding sequence ATGGCTGCTTTCTCATTCTCCCACCACTCTCTTCTCATCACCATGCATCACGACCACCGCCCGCCGCTGCTACAACCAAGGCCCAGATGCTCCCTCTCTTGCCGAAGCTGCCACCCGACGGAGCccgcaggcggcggcggcacgagGAGCTCGGAGAAAGAAGATcagaagagaaaggaagagaaaagatcaacatcaacatcatcatcatcatcatcgtcatcatcatcgtcatcatcatatTGGTGGAGACAGCTAGGGAGAGAATTTAGTGAGGCTGCAGGGAAGATGGGGAAGGGGGTGAAGGAGAGCCTCAGCCCAAAGCAGAAGGGTGACTGGAAGGACTTGTTACTGATGAGCTTCTCTTTCGCTGTCTATGTTTATATCTCTCAGAAGATCGTTTGTGCCTACTGTGCATGGATGGCCATGCTCAACAACTACTAA
- the LOC109704546 gene encoding uncharacterized protein LOC109704546 isoform X2: MAAFSFSHHSLLITMHHDHRPPLLQPRPRCSLSCRSCHPTEPAGGGGTRSSEKEDQKRKEEKRSTSSSYWWRQLGREFSEAAGKMGKGVKESLSPKQKGDWKDLLLMSFSFAVYVYISQKIVCAYCAWMAMLNNY; this comes from the exons ATGGCTGCTTTCTCATTCTCCCACCACTCTCTTCTCATCACCATGCATCACGACCACCGCCCGCCGCTGCTACAACCAAGGCCCAGATGCTCCCTCTCTTGCCGAAGCTGCCACCCGACGGAGCccgcaggcggcggcggcacgagGAGCTCGGAGAAAGAAGATcagaagagaaaggaagagaaaagatcaaca tcatcatcatatTGGTGGAGACAGCTAGGGAGAGAATTTAGTGAGGCTGCAGGGAAGATGGGGAAGGGGGTGAAGGAGAGCCTCAGCCCAAAGCAGAAGGGTGACTGGAAGGACTTGTTACTGATGAGCTTCTCTTTCGCTGTCTATGTTTATATCTCTCAGAAGATCGTTTGTGCCTACTGTGCATGGATGGCCATGCTCAACAACTACTAA